A single window of Acinetobacter wuhouensis DNA harbors:
- the pilQ gene encoding type IV pilus secretin PilQ, protein MKNGLKRIFCGDGKFMNSQLRQFTMAAVSIAVMQVATAQTTMTNVVPMKIPGQGTEIRVMFNGLPPQPQAYQLDNPSRLILDFDGAKQNIAHPSIPVASDEASSVDVAADDQRSRLTVNLNKSGDFTTRVEGNTFILKINNANQATALPNYPSSNVTKQSQGISDIGFQRGNAGEGQVVVSLAGANTPVDVQQQGSKVVIRTLGNKIPAHLIRRLNVNDFATPASTVDAYNDGSNGVITIQTSGSYEYMAYQAENKLTVSLKRPTENKINRPNSSQSYTGKKISLDFQDIEVRRVLQLLADFTGINMVAADSVQGNITLRLKDVPWDQALDIILKTKNLDKRRNGSVIWIAPVAELIKAEEDEAKAYAQSIKLAPLQTEYVQLNYAKAADIEKLIVQGKNSNTSSSSSGSGVDALGDSVGSLLSPRGTISTDPRTNMLIINDTAQKIDQIRKMIDLLDVSVKQVMVEARIVRATTDFTKEMGVKWGILSQGTARNNDLLVGGSETTLWDLRGDPDDSGKYSISRPDNLNVDLGVSSEGASKIAFGLISMSDFMLDLELSALQSDGYGEVISTPKVLTADKQKAKVASGQEIPYQTTSTAGGAATATTSFKEALLSLDVTPSITPDGKVQMQLNITSDSRGGTAPNGEVILNKNEINTNVLVDNGETVVLGGIFEQSTSNTQTKVPFLGDIPYLGRLFRRDAKTESKQELLIFVTPRIVNDSRTRNH, encoded by the coding sequence ATGAAAAACGGTTTGAAACGTATCTTTTGTGGGGATGGTAAGTTTATGAATAGTCAGCTTCGCCAATTTACTATGGCAGCTGTTTCAATTGCAGTGATGCAGGTTGCGACGGCACAAACAACCATGACCAATGTCGTGCCAATGAAAATACCAGGGCAAGGTACAGAAATTCGTGTGATGTTCAATGGCTTACCTCCACAGCCTCAAGCATATCAACTGGATAATCCTTCACGTCTTATTTTAGACTTTGATGGTGCCAAACAAAATATTGCACACCCCTCAATTCCTGTAGCCAGTGATGAAGCTTCAAGTGTTGATGTTGCAGCAGATGATCAACGTTCGCGTTTAACGGTGAATTTAAATAAAAGTGGTGATTTTACAACCCGCGTTGAAGGCAATACGTTTATTTTAAAAATTAACAATGCCAATCAAGCAACAGCATTACCAAACTATCCTTCATCGAATGTGACCAAGCAAAGCCAAGGCATTTCTGATATTGGTTTTCAGCGTGGTAATGCTGGTGAAGGTCAGGTTGTCGTGAGTCTGGCAGGGGCAAATACGCCTGTAGATGTTCAGCAACAAGGCAGTAAAGTTGTTATTCGTACTTTAGGGAATAAAATTCCTGCACATTTGATTCGTCGTTTAAATGTCAATGATTTCGCGACACCAGCGTCAACGGTTGATGCTTATAATGATGGTTCGAATGGTGTGATCACGATTCAGACTTCTGGTAGCTATGAATATATGGCATATCAGGCTGAGAATAAATTAACTGTAAGTTTAAAGCGACCTACTGAAAATAAGATTAATCGTCCGAATTCAAGCCAATCGTATACAGGTAAGAAAATATCTTTAGATTTCCAAGATATTGAAGTACGTCGTGTGTTGCAGCTATTGGCTGATTTTACAGGCATTAATATGGTGGCTGCGGATTCAGTACAAGGTAATATTACACTTCGTTTAAAAGATGTACCTTGGGATCAAGCGCTTGATATTATTCTTAAAACTAAGAATTTAGATAAACGTCGTAATGGTAGTGTGATTTGGATTGCACCTGTTGCTGAGCTGATTAAAGCAGAAGAAGATGAGGCTAAGGCTTATGCTCAAAGTATCAAACTTGCACCATTACAAACAGAATATGTGCAACTGAACTATGCGAAAGCAGCGGATATTGAAAAGCTGATTGTCCAAGGGAAAAATAGTAATACATCTTCTTCAAGTTCTGGTTCTGGTGTAGATGCTTTAGGTGATAGTGTCGGCTCTTTGTTAAGTCCGCGAGGAACAATTTCAACTGATCCACGTACCAATATGCTGATTATTAATGATACAGCACAAAAAATTGATCAGATTCGTAAAATGATTGATCTATTAGATGTATCAGTCAAGCAAGTGATGGTTGAAGCGCGTATTGTTCGTGCGACGACTGATTTTACCAAAGAAATGGGCGTGAAATGGGGTATTCTATCCCAAGGTACTGCCCGAAATAATGATCTCTTGGTTGGTGGTAGTGAAACAACGTTGTGGGATTTAAGGGGTGATCCTGATGACAGTGGGAAATACTCAATTTCTCGTCCAGATAATCTTAATGTTGATTTAGGTGTATCCTCTGAGGGCGCAAGTAAAATTGCCTTCGGTCTAATCAGTATGTCTGATTTTATGTTAGATCTTGAACTATCTGCATTACAGTCTGATGGTTATGGTGAAGTGATTTCTACGCCAAAAGTACTGACAGCAGATAAGCAAAAAGCTAAAGTAGCTTCAGGTCAAGAAATTCCATATCAAACTACGTCAACTGCAGGTGGAGCAGCGACAGCAACAACCTCTTTTAAAGAAGCGCTGTTGAGTTTAGATGTGACACCAAGTATTACGCCTGATGGTAAGGTGCAGATGCAACTGAATATTACCAGCGACTCTCGTGGTGGAACAGCCCCAAATGGTGAAGTAATTCTGAATAAAAATGAAATCAATACCAATGTGCTTGTCGATAATGGTGAAACAGTGGTGCTTGGTGGTATTTTTGAACAGTCGACTTCCAATACACAAACCAAAGTTCCTTTCTTAGGTGATATTCCTTATCTAGGGCGTTTATTCCGTAGAGATGCGAAAACAGAGAGTAAGCAAGAGTTATTAATCTTTGTTACACCTAGAATTGTTAATGACAGTCGTACGAGAAATCATTAA
- a CDS encoding pilus assembly protein PilP, translating into MKKHIKLICGASFAMLLVGCDSRIDAVNQEMANIRNQPALPIEPAPAFNPVPSFNYSAQQLRSPFLPSSLANELKIMSGKRVYPNFSRQPQPLESYPLESLSLKGSMKGGSGQTVGLIQTPDGEIERVQRGNYMGMNQGRIIEITPTRIDLLEIVPDGRDGYIERPRSLVLIGPVD; encoded by the coding sequence ATGAAAAAGCACATTAAACTAATTTGTGGTGCTTCATTTGCGATGTTATTGGTGGGATGTGATTCACGTATAGATGCTGTAAATCAAGAAATGGCAAATATTCGTAATCAACCCGCATTACCGATTGAACCAGCACCTGCATTTAATCCAGTACCAAGCTTTAATTATTCAGCTCAACAGTTACGTAGCCCTTTTTTACCAAGTTCATTGGCGAATGAACTAAAAATCATGTCAGGTAAGCGCGTATATCCTAATTTTTCTAGACAGCCGCAACCACTCGAAAGTTATCCTCTAGAGTCGTTGTCGTTGAAAGGGAGTATGAAGGGAGGTTCTGGGCAAACGGTTGGTTTGATTCAAACTCCAGATGGGGAAATTGAGCGTGTACAACGTGGCAATTATATGGGAATGAATCAGGGTCGTATTATCGAAATTACCCCTACTCGGATTGATTTGTTGGAGATTGTTCCAGATGGACGAGATGGATATATTGAGCGACCACGCAGTTTAGTTCTAATTGGTCCAGTGGATTAA